The proteins below are encoded in one region of Vibrio sp. ED004:
- the bioA gene encoding adenosylmethionine--8-amino-7-oxononanoate transaminase, translating to MDLAFDRQHIWHPYTSTLTPLTCYPVTNADGVYLELEGGKRIIDGMSSWWSTIHGYNHPDLNAAAHSQIDKVSHVMFGGITHQPAIDLCKKLLNLAPSNLEHVFLADSGSVAVEVSLKMALQYWHAKGQPRSKFLTLRDGYHGDTFAAMSVTDPDNSMHSLYKGFLPEHIFADSPKTGFWEQWDANDINSFREKLATHHQEVAAVILEPIVQGAGGMRIYHPEFLKQVRLLCDEFNVLLILDEIATGFGRTGKLFACEHADIQPDILCLGKALTGGYMTLSATLASKEVTDTVCGGEAGCFMHGPTFMGNPLACAVGAASLSIIEQGHWQSQTQQIEQLFSELLPPLREHALVKDVRWLGAIGVVETHTPVDMETIQAHFVEQGIWIRPFGKLIYMMPPFISKPAHIEQLISAIDKALNRPDCFQET from the coding sequence ATGGATCTCGCCTTTGATCGCCAGCATATCTGGCATCCCTACACATCAACGTTAACACCTCTGACCTGCTACCCAGTCACCAATGCAGACGGTGTTTACTTAGAATTAGAAGGCGGAAAACGAATTATTGATGGCATGTCGTCTTGGTGGTCAACCATTCACGGCTACAATCATCCAGATCTGAATGCCGCTGCTCATAGCCAAATAGATAAGGTTTCACACGTTATGTTTGGTGGTATCACCCACCAGCCTGCCATCGATTTATGTAAGAAGCTTCTCAACCTAGCACCAAGTAATCTTGAACATGTATTCTTGGCTGATTCAGGCTCAGTAGCCGTAGAAGTGAGTCTTAAAATGGCGCTTCAATACTGGCATGCCAAAGGACAACCTCGTTCGAAGTTCCTCACACTCAGAGATGGCTACCACGGTGATACCTTTGCAGCGATGTCAGTGACCGACCCTGACAACTCGATGCACAGCCTCTACAAAGGCTTTTTGCCTGAACACATTTTTGCAGATTCGCCGAAAACAGGTTTTTGGGAACAATGGGACGCTAACGACATAAACAGCTTCCGTGAAAAGCTAGCAACACATCATCAAGAAGTCGCAGCCGTGATCTTGGAGCCGATCGTTCAAGGCGCTGGCGGTATGCGTATCTACCACCCTGAATTTCTGAAACAAGTGCGCCTGCTGTGTGATGAATTCAACGTATTGTTGATTTTGGATGAGATTGCGACCGGGTTTGGCCGCACTGGGAAACTGTTCGCGTGTGAGCATGCCGATATTCAACCGGATATTCTATGCTTGGGTAAAGCGCTGACTGGCGGCTACATGACCCTTTCAGCAACACTAGCGAGCAAAGAGGTCACAGACACCGTATGTGGCGGTGAAGCAGGCTGCTTTATGCACGGGCCAACCTTTATGGGTAACCCATTAGCTTGCGCGGTCGGTGCGGCGAGTTTATCGATCATAGAGCAAGGACATTGGCAGAGTCAGACTCAGCAGATTGAACAGCTGTTCTCTGAATTGCTGCCACCTTTGCGAGAGCATGCACTGGTTAAAGACGTTCGCTGGTTGGGCGCGATTGGCGTTGTTGAAACTCATACGCCTGTCGATATGGAAACCATCCAAGCTCACTTTGTTGAACAAGGCATTTGGATACGCCCATTTGGCAAATTGATCTATATGATGCCTCCTTTCATTAGCAAACCTGCACATATTGAGCAGCTTATTTCAGCCATTGATAAGGCTCTTAATCGTCCTGATTGTTTCCAAGAGACCTAG
- the bioB gene encoding biotin synthase BioB: MEVRHDWTVAEVTALLEKPFMDLMFEAQVVHRQYQEHNHVQVSTLLSIKTGACPEDCKYCPQSAHYRTDVDKERLMEVERVLDAAQKAKNAGSTRFCMGAAWKNPKERDMPHLTDMIKGVKGMGLETCMTLGMLTPDQAGELADAGLDYYNHNLDTSPEFYGSIITTRTYQDRLDTLSHVRDAGMKICSGGIIGMGESTNDRAGLLVELANLPVHPESVPINMLVKVKGTPMENVDDVESFDFIKLIAIARIMMPMSAVRLSAGRENMNEQMQAMCFMAGANSIFYGCKLLTTANPDEDTDMQLFKKLGINSQEVAQKPDEIQENELLDQVVERVAARPTKDDMFYDATV, from the coding sequence GTGGAAGTTCGTCATGACTGGACAGTTGCTGAAGTAACAGCGCTGCTTGAAAAACCGTTTATGGATTTAATGTTTGAAGCTCAAGTCGTTCATAGACAGTACCAAGAGCACAACCACGTGCAGGTGAGTACGCTTTTATCGATAAAGACAGGTGCTTGCCCTGAAGATTGTAAGTACTGCCCTCAAAGTGCTCACTACCGAACGGATGTCGACAAAGAACGCTTAATGGAAGTTGAGCGTGTTTTGGATGCGGCGCAAAAAGCTAAGAATGCAGGCTCAACTCGCTTCTGTATGGGCGCGGCATGGAAAAACCCGAAAGAACGCGATATGCCGCACCTAACTGACATGATCAAAGGTGTGAAAGGCATGGGGCTAGAAACCTGTATGACACTGGGCATGTTAACGCCGGATCAAGCAGGCGAGCTAGCCGACGCAGGTTTGGACTACTACAACCATAACCTTGATACGTCTCCAGAATTCTACGGCAGCATTATTACCACTCGTACTTACCAAGATCGTTTAGACACGTTGTCTCACGTGCGTGATGCCGGAATGAAGATCTGTTCTGGTGGCATCATCGGTATGGGCGAAAGCACCAATGACCGAGCAGGTCTTCTTGTAGAGCTGGCGAACCTTCCAGTGCACCCTGAAAGTGTACCAATCAACATGCTAGTAAAAGTGAAAGGCACACCGATGGAAAACGTCGATGATGTTGAGTCTTTCGACTTCATCAAGCTGATTGCGATTGCTCGTATCATGATGCCTATGTCTGCGGTTCGCTTATCTGCAGGCCGTGAGAACATGAACGAACAGATGCAAGCGATGTGTTTCATGGCGGGTGCGAACTCTATCTTCTACGGTTGTAAGCTACTGACTACGGCAAACCCAGATGAAGACACGGATATGCAGTTGTTTAAGAAGCTGGGTATCAACAGCCAAGAAGTGGCTCAAAAACCAGACGAAATTCAAGAAAACGAACTGTTAGATCAAGTGGTGGAGCGCGTTGCGGCTCGTCCAACTAAAGATGACATGTTCTACGATGCCACGGTTTAA
- the bioF gene encoding 8-amino-7-oxononanoate synthase yields MPRFKARIKEALVHRHEQGLTRQLKVLENSNGPLLNSEGSSFINFSSNDYLGLANDPELVDAWQTGLSQYGAGSAASPLVTGFSPAHQNLETQLCEWLGFERAILFSSGFSANQALLFSLLEKDDSLLQDKLNHASLMEAGMLSPATMKRFKHNDTQHLESLLSRSPQSLVVTEGVFSMDGDQAPLNQISNLTNQYDSWLAVDDAHGIGVLGNKGAGSCNASQITPDILVVTFGKAFGLSGAAILCSSEVGDYLTQFARHHVYSTAMPPSQAVALSHACQMIQTQEWRREKLTELGALYAEQMNGVQGLIDTQTPIKPFVIGEAQAALSVAEELKRNQVWVTAIRPPTVPTGTARLRITLTANHTQKQILQLTGSLRQAVDRNLESSFESNSEINTEINNEAQ; encoded by the coding sequence ATGCCACGGTTTAAAGCTCGCATTAAAGAAGCCCTTGTTCATCGCCATGAGCAAGGGCTGACTCGCCAACTCAAGGTGCTCGAAAACAGCAATGGACCTTTGCTGAATAGTGAAGGTTCTAGTTTCATCAATTTTTCGAGTAATGATTATTTAGGTCTGGCGAACGATCCTGAACTGGTCGATGCATGGCAAACGGGTCTTTCCCAATATGGTGCTGGAAGTGCGGCATCGCCATTGGTTACTGGCTTTAGTCCTGCTCATCAAAACCTAGAGACTCAGCTGTGTGAATGGCTCGGCTTTGAACGTGCCATTCTGTTTAGCTCTGGTTTCAGTGCTAATCAAGCCTTGCTGTTTTCTCTGCTCGAAAAAGACGACTCATTACTGCAAGATAAACTTAACCACGCCTCTTTGATGGAAGCGGGGATGCTTTCTCCTGCAACAATGAAACGCTTTAAGCATAACGACACGCAACATCTAGAGTCGCTATTAAGCCGTTCTCCGCAATCCTTGGTTGTGACGGAAGGCGTGTTCAGCATGGATGGCGACCAGGCTCCTCTCAATCAAATATCTAACCTGACCAATCAATACGACAGTTGGCTAGCGGTTGATGATGCCCACGGTATTGGCGTATTGGGTAATAAAGGGGCAGGGAGCTGCAACGCTTCGCAAATAACGCCTGATATCTTGGTGGTGACCTTTGGTAAAGCATTTGGCCTATCTGGTGCTGCGATTTTGTGTTCATCAGAAGTGGGTGACTACTTAACTCAATTTGCTCGTCATCATGTGTATTCGACGGCAATGCCACCTTCACAAGCGGTGGCTTTGTCTCATGCGTGTCAGATGATTCAAACGCAAGAGTGGCGTCGCGAGAAGCTAACCGAGCTAGGGGCTCTCTATGCAGAGCAGATGAATGGCGTACAAGGTCTTATTGATACTCAGACTCCGATTAAGCCGTTTGTAATAGGTGAAGCTCAGGCTGCGCTCTCCGTTGCGGAAGAATTAAAGCGCAACCAAGTTTGGGTCACTGCAATTAGGCCACCAACGGTTCCGACTGGGACAGCGCGTCTGCGTATTACGTTAACTGCCAATCACACTCAAAAGCAGATTCTTCAATTAACTGGCTCGTTACGTCAAGCTGTGGATAGAAATCTTGAATCAAGCTTTGAATCCAATAGCGAAATTAACACCGAAATAAATAATGAGGCTCAGTAA
- the bioC gene encoding malonyl-ACP O-methyltransferase BioC, translating to MSQEAVVHNYVGQDKNAIAEAFGKAATTYDKHAEFQRDVGHRLLDKLPADLSGLKVLDLGCGTGYFSEQIAKRGAEVVCADLSVGMLKAAEQRCGVSVALYQQADAEQLPFEDGCFDIVFSSLALQWCDDLSSPLKEMKRVTAAGGRVIFSTLLDGSLFELEKSWSKIDAHQHVNHFITINQVKIALAQSSCTAHQLDLPTITVWYDTAFELMRDLKGIGANHVSGRSQGLTSRSMLQLVEREYREFKNHQGFLPATYQVCLGVIQL from the coding sequence ATGTCACAAGAAGCAGTCGTGCATAATTACGTAGGCCAAGACAAGAATGCGATTGCCGAAGCTTTCGGCAAAGCAGCAACAACCTATGATAAACACGCTGAGTTTCAGCGCGATGTTGGCCACCGACTACTGGATAAGTTACCAGCCGACCTCTCAGGTTTAAAGGTACTCGATTTAGGTTGTGGTACGGGTTATTTTTCCGAACAGATAGCGAAGCGTGGTGCAGAGGTAGTGTGTGCTGACCTATCTGTTGGAATGTTAAAAGCGGCAGAACAACGCTGCGGTGTATCGGTGGCTTTATATCAACAAGCTGACGCTGAACAATTGCCGTTTGAAGATGGATGTTTTGACATCGTTTTTTCGAGCTTAGCGTTGCAATGGTGTGATGATTTATCGTCGCCTTTGAAAGAGATGAAGCGTGTTACAGCGGCTGGTGGACGTGTGATTTTCTCAACTTTGCTTGATGGGTCACTGTTTGAACTGGAAAAGTCATGGTCCAAAATTGACGCACATCAACACGTTAACCATTTTATTACAATCAATCAGGTAAAAATTGCGTTAGCGCAATCTAGCTGTACTGCTCATCAACTAGACTTGCCCACCATCACCGTTTGGTACGACACTGCGTTTGAACTGATGCGCGACCTTAAAGGCATCGGCGCTAATCACGTAAGTGGTCGATCACAAGGTTTAACAAGTCGCAGTATGTTGCAGCTTGTTGAACGGGAATATCGAGAGTTCAAAAACCATCAAGGTTTCTTACCAGCAACATATCAAGTTTGTTTAGGGGTTATTCAATTATGA
- the bioD gene encoding dethiobiotin synthase: MIDALFIAGTDTEVGKTVVSKAILQALAAQDLSTIGYKPVAAGCEQYPEGLRNSDALHLQEAATQDIAYEDVNPYALLLPSSPHIAAKHDGVVIDEAVLSAKLDEHKQNSDIVLVEGAGGWRVPVSDDEYLSSWVKKEQLPVVLTVGIKLGCLSHALLTAEAIRADGLNLVGWVANRINPGTEHYADIIAMLEDKLGAPKLGEIPYVPKAKSKNIGKYINVQPLLEL, translated from the coding sequence ATGATTGATGCATTATTCATTGCAGGTACGGATACCGAAGTGGGAAAAACTGTGGTTTCAAAAGCGATTCTTCAAGCTTTGGCCGCACAAGATTTATCAACAATTGGCTACAAGCCAGTTGCTGCAGGGTGTGAACAATACCCTGAAGGGTTACGTAACAGTGATGCGCTGCATCTTCAAGAAGCGGCGACGCAAGATATTGCTTACGAAGACGTTAACCCGTACGCGTTGCTACTACCATCATCACCTCACATCGCAGCCAAGCATGACGGTGTCGTGATTGATGAAGCGGTGTTATCAGCGAAACTAGACGAGCATAAGCAAAACTCTGACATCGTTCTGGTTGAAGGTGCGGGTGGCTGGCGTGTACCGGTTTCAGATGACGAATACTTGTCTAGCTGGGTCAAGAAAGAGCAGCTTCCAGTTGTATTGACCGTTGGTATTAAGCTGGGTTGTTTGAGCCATGCTTTGTTAACCGCAGAAGCGATTCGTGCAGATGGCTTAAACCTAGTCGGTTGGGTAGCAAACCGCATTAATCCAGGCACTGAACATTACGCTGATATTATTGCGATGCTTGAAGATAAGCTAGGTGCGCCAAAGTTAGGTGAGATCCCTTACGTACCAAAAGCGAAGTCTAAGAATATTGGTAAGTACATTAATGTACAGCCACTGCTTGAGCTTTAA
- the htpX gene encoding protease HtpX encodes MKRVMLFLATNLAVVLVLSVVLNIVYAVTGMQPGSLSGLLLMAAVFGFGGSFISLMMSKKMALRSVGGMVIESPRNETEHWLMETVSRQAQQVGIGMPTVAIYDSPDINAFATGAKRDDSLVAVSTGLLHNMTRDEAEAVLAHEVSHIANGDMVTMTLMQGVVNTFVIFLSRFIANIVASNDNEEEGGSNMMVYFGVSMVLELVFGFLASFITMWYSRHREFHADAGATHLVGKEKMIAALERLKVSHEPQLEGSMMAFGINGKKSLTELLMSHPPLDKRIASLRNM; translated from the coding sequence ATGAAGCGAGTAATGTTGTTCCTTGCAACCAACCTTGCGGTTGTATTGGTACTAAGTGTTGTTCTTAATATTGTATACGCTGTTACAGGTATGCAACCAGGAAGCCTCTCAGGCTTGCTGTTAATGGCTGCGGTATTTGGTTTTGGCGGTTCATTCATCTCATTAATGATGTCAAAGAAAATGGCGCTACGCTCAGTTGGCGGCATGGTCATTGAAAGCCCACGTAATGAAACAGAACATTGGTTGATGGAGACGGTAAGCCGTCAAGCTCAACAAGTTGGTATTGGTATGCCAACAGTGGCGATCTACGATTCGCCAGACATCAACGCATTCGCAACCGGCGCTAAGCGTGACGATTCATTGGTAGCGGTATCGACAGGCCTGCTGCACAACATGACACGTGACGAAGCTGAAGCGGTATTAGCGCACGAAGTTAGCCACATCGCAAACGGCGACATGGTAACAATGACCCTAATGCAAGGTGTCGTGAACACGTTCGTTATCTTCCTTTCTCGTTTTATCGCGAACATTGTTGCGTCGAATGACAACGAAGAAGAGGGTGGCAGTAACATGATGGTGTACTTCGGTGTGTCTATGGTGCTGGAATTGGTATTTGGTTTCTTGGCAAGCTTCATTACGATGTGGTACAGCCGTCATCGAGAGTTTCATGCCGACGCAGGTGCTACGCACTTAGTAGGTAAAGAGAAGATGATTGCAGCGCTAGAGCGTCTAAAAGTGAGCCATGAGCCACAACTAGAAGGTTCTATGATGGCGTTTGGCATCAACGGTAAGAAGTCTCTAACTGAGCTACTAATGAGCCACCCACCGCTAGATAAGCGTATTGCGTCTCTACGTAATATGTAA
- the purB gene encoding adenylosuccinate lyase, producing MELSALTAVSPVDGRYGSKTIALRSIFSEFGLLKYRSIVEIRWLQKLAATDAIKEVPTFSAEANQFLDELAANFSEEDALRIKEIERTTNHDVKAVEYFLKEKVAGVPELHAVNEFIHFACTSEDINNTSYALMLKEARDTVILPEIRNVIDAIKALANEYRDIPLLSRTHGQPASPSTMGKEMANVAYRMERQYKQIESVEILAKINGAVGNYNAHLSAYPEVEWHQFSEEFITESLGVTWNPYTTQIEPHDYIAELFDAVARFNTILLDFDRDVWGYIALGHFKQKTIAGEIGSSTMPHKVNPIDFENSEGNLGLANAVFGHLAQKLPVSRWQRDLTDSTVLRNLGVGVGYAIIAYTSTLKGISKLEVNREALLAELDKNWEVLAEPVQTVMRRYGIEKPYEKLKELTRGKRVDGEGMRAFIDGLEIPADEKVRLKEMTPANYIGQAIELTDKL from the coding sequence ATGGAACTGTCAGCATTGACTGCTGTTTCACCAGTAGACGGCCGTTACGGAAGTAAGACTATTGCATTACGCAGCATCTTTAGTGAGTTTGGACTACTAAAGTACCGCTCTATCGTTGAAATTCGTTGGTTACAAAAGCTTGCAGCTACTGATGCAATCAAAGAAGTACCAACGTTCAGTGCAGAAGCTAACCAGTTTCTTGATGAACTAGCCGCTAACTTCAGCGAAGAAGACGCTCTGCGTATCAAAGAGATCGAGCGTACAACAAACCACGACGTAAAAGCGGTTGAGTACTTCTTGAAAGAGAAAGTTGCGGGCGTTCCTGAGCTTCACGCAGTTAACGAATTCATTCACTTTGCATGTACTTCTGAAGACATCAACAACACATCTTACGCGCTTATGCTTAAAGAAGCTCGTGACACAGTGATTCTTCCAGAAATTCGTAACGTAATCGATGCTATCAAAGCACTTGCGAACGAGTACCGTGATATTCCTCTACTGTCTCGTACACACGGTCAGCCAGCTTCTCCTTCTACTATGGGTAAAGAGATGGCTAACGTTGCGTACCGTATGGAACGTCAATACAAGCAAATCGAAAGCGTTGAGATCCTAGCGAAAATCAACGGCGCGGTAGGTAACTACAACGCACACCTTTCTGCATACCCAGAAGTTGAATGGCACCAGTTCTCTGAAGAGTTCATCACTGAATCTCTTGGCGTAACTTGGAACCCGTACACAACTCAAATCGAACCTCACGATTACATCGCTGAGCTATTCGACGCTGTTGCTCGTTTCAACACGATTCTTCTAGACTTCGACCGTGACGTTTGGGGCTACATCGCTCTTGGTCACTTCAAGCAGAAAACTATCGCTGGCGAAATCGGTTCTTCTACAATGCCGCATAAAGTTAACCCAATTGACTTCGAAAACTCTGAAGGCAACCTTGGTCTAGCTAACGCTGTATTCGGCCACCTAGCACAGAAACTTCCAGTTTCTCGCTGGCAACGTGACCTAACTGACTCTACAGTTCTTCGTAACCTAGGTGTTGGTGTTGGCTACGCAATCATTGCATACACTTCAACGCTGAAAGGCATTAGCAAGCTAGAAGTTAACCGTGAAGCACTACTTGCTGAACTGGACAAGAACTGGGAAGTTCTTGCTGAACCAGTACAGACTGTAATGCGTCGTTACGGCATCGAGAAGCCATACGAGAAGCTTAAAGAGCTAACTCGCGGTAAGCGTGTAGACGGCGAAGGCATGCGTGCATTCATCGATGGTCTAGAAATCCCTGCAGACGAGAAAGTTCGTCTGAAAGAGATGACTCCAGCGAACTACATCGGTCAAGCAATCGAGCTAACTGACAAGCTGTAA
- the hflD gene encoding high frequency lysogenization protein HflD, producing MANTLYDRTIAFAGICQAVALVQQVAKDGHCDKDAFEASLSAILNTNPANTVGVFGREANLKLGLECLVKDIDSTPAGSDITRYIISLMALERKLSSRNDSMSQLGDRIQTAERQTEHFDLFDEQMISNLASIYLDVVSPIGPRIQVSGTPSVLQQTSSQHKVRALLLSGIRSAVLWRQVGGKRRHLIFGRKKMIEQAQILLARM from the coding sequence GTGGCTAATACACTTTATGACCGTACTATTGCTTTCGCCGGAATTTGCCAAGCTGTGGCTTTGGTTCAACAAGTAGCGAAAGACGGCCATTGTGATAAAGATGCCTTCGAAGCTTCACTCAGTGCCATTTTAAATACCAACCCAGCGAATACCGTTGGTGTATTTGGACGTGAAGCGAACCTAAAGCTTGGCCTTGAGTGCTTAGTAAAAGATATCGATAGTACTCCAGCAGGTAGCGATATCACGCGTTACATCATCAGCTTGATGGCGCTTGAGCGTAAGCTATCTTCTCGCAACGACTCTATGTCTCAGCTTGGTGACCGCATTCAAACTGCAGAGCGCCAAACTGAACACTTTGATCTGTTTGACGAGCAAATGATCAGCAACCTTGCGAGCATCTACCTTGATGTTGTCAGCCCTATCGGCCCACGCATTCAGGTTTCTGGTACACCGTCAGTACTGCAACAGACATCGAGCCAACATAAGGTTCGCGCACTGCTTCTATCAGGAATTCGAAGCGCTGTGTTATGGCGTCAAGTTGGTGGCAAGCGTCGCCACCTTATCTTCGGTCGCAAGAAGATGATCGAGCAGGCTCAAATCTTACTAGCTCGAATGTAA
- the mnmA gene encoding tRNA 2-thiouridine(34) synthase MnmA, which yields MSDISSGNSEKKVIVGMSGGVDSSVSAYLLQQQGYQVEGLFMKNWEEDDNEEYCTAAEDLADAQAVCDKLGIHLHTINFAAEYWDNVFEYFLEEYKAGRTPNPDILCNKEIKFKAFLEFADEVLDADYIAMGHYVRRTFPTQEELDAGVKPEMLRGLDSNKDQSYFLYTLSSDQVARSLFPVGELEKPEVRRIAEEQDLITAKKKDSTGICFIGERKFTEFLGKYLPAQPGNIETPEGQVIGQHQGLMYHTLGQRKGLHIGGTKGGGGNEEPWFVGEKDLKRNVLIAVQGKDHPLLKSEGLIASQLHWVNRTPITEVMTCTVKTRYRQTDIPCTIIPIDDENIKVIFDDPQIAVTPGQSAVFYQGEVCLGGGIIEKRI from the coding sequence ATGTCAGATATCAGCTCTGGAAACAGCGAAAAGAAAGTAATTGTCGGTATGTCCGGCGGTGTAGATTCGTCAGTATCGGCGTATCTTCTTCAGCAACAAGGCTATCAGGTAGAAGGCCTTTTCATGAAAAACTGGGAAGAAGACGATAACGAAGAATACTGCACGGCAGCTGAAGATCTTGCTGATGCTCAAGCGGTATGTGACAAACTAGGTATCCACCTTCACACCATTAACTTTGCTGCAGAATACTGGGACAACGTATTCGAATACTTCCTTGAAGAATACAAAGCAGGCCGTACGCCTAACCCAGATATCCTTTGTAACAAAGAAATCAAATTCAAAGCATTCTTAGAGTTTGCTGATGAAGTACTAGACGCGGACTACATCGCGATGGGTCACTACGTTCGTCGTACTTTCCCTACTCAAGAAGAGCTCGATGCTGGCGTTAAACCAGAAATGCTACGTGGCCTAGACAGTAATAAAGACCAGAGCTACTTCCTATACACGCTAAGCTCAGATCAAGTAGCACGCAGCCTATTCCCTGTTGGTGAACTAGAGAAGCCTGAAGTGCGACGCATTGCTGAAGAGCAAGACTTGATCACAGCGAAGAAAAAAGACTCTACAGGTATCTGCTTTATCGGTGAGCGTAAATTCACTGAATTCCTAGGCAAATACCTACCAGCACAACCGGGTAACATCGAGACGCCAGAAGGCCAAGTGATTGGTCAACACCAAGGCTTGATGTACCACACACTAGGTCAACGTAAAGGCCTACATATCGGTGGCACTAAAGGTGGCGGCGGTAATGAAGAACCATGGTTTGTTGGTGAAAAAGACCTTAAGCGTAATGTACTTATCGCAGTACAAGGTAAAGACCACCCTCTTCTAAAGTCAGAAGGCTTGATCGCATCTCAACTTCATTGGGTAAATCGCACACCAATTACTGAAGTTATGACATGCACGGTAAAAACACGTTACCGTCAAACAGATATTCCTTGTACAATCATCCCAATTGATGATGAGAACATTAAGGTTATTTTTGATGACCCGCAAATCGCTGTGACCCCAGGTCAATCTGCAGTGTTCTACCAAGGCGAAGTATGTCTTGGTGGTGGTATCATCGAAAAGCGCATCTAA
- a CDS encoding inosine/guanosine kinase, producing the protein MKFPGQRKSKHYFPVHARDPLVSQAQSSKRMSRTHIIGIDQTLVDIEAKVSSELIEKYGLSKGHSLVIGDEAAESLYQELKEQCLITNEYAGGTIGNTLHNYSVLADDRSTLLGVMSQDIKIGSYGYRYLCNTSSRMDLNHLQGVDGAIGRCFALITEDGERTFAISEGQMNQLKPESIPEKIFKSASALVLTAYLVRCKPGDPMPEATMKAIEYAKKYDVPVVLTLGTKFVIQDDPEFWKDFLEQHVTVVAMNEDEAEALTGESDPLAASDKALEWVDLVLCTAGPVGLFMAGYTEDAAKRETSLPLLPGSIAEFNRFEFSRPAHKELCENPTKVYSHIAPYMGGPEKIKNTNGAGDAALSALLHDMAANKYHKENVPNSSKHQHSFLTYSSFSQVCKYSNRASYEVLVQHSPRLSRGLPEREDSLEEAYWER; encoded by the coding sequence ATGAAATTCCCTGGACAACGTAAATCAAAGCACTATTTTCCGGTTCACGCACGTGATCCTCTAGTGAGCCAAGCTCAAAGCAGTAAAAGAATGTCACGTACTCATATTATCGGTATTGACCAAACTTTGGTGGATATTGAAGCAAAAGTGAGTTCTGAACTTATTGAGAAGTATGGTTTAAGTAAGGGACATTCACTGGTTATTGGTGATGAAGCCGCTGAATCTTTATATCAAGAATTAAAAGAACAGTGCCTGATTACCAATGAATACGCTGGTGGCACAATTGGTAATACACTACACAACTATTCAGTATTGGCGGACGACCGTTCAACACTATTAGGTGTAATGAGCCAAGATATTAAGATTGGTAGCTATGGTTACCGTTATTTATGTAATACATCAAGCAGAATGGATCTGAACCATTTACAAGGGGTAGATGGCGCAATTGGTCGCTGCTTTGCATTAATTACAGAAGATGGTGAACGTACTTTCGCAATTAGCGAAGGGCAAATGAACCAACTAAAACCAGAAAGCATTCCTGAAAAGATCTTCAAAAGTGCTTCTGCTTTAGTATTAACTGCTTATTTAGTTCGTTGTAAGCCAGGTGACCCTATGCCTGAAGCAACAATGAAAGCGATCGAATACGCGAAGAAATACGATGTGCCTGTTGTTTTAACACTAGGTACTAAGTTCGTTATTCAAGATGATCCAGAATTCTGGAAAGACTTCTTAGAGCAGCACGTAACGGTTGTTGCAATGAACGAAGACGAAGCGGAAGCCCTAACCGGTGAAAGCGATCCGCTAGCTGCATCAGATAAAGCGTTAGAGTGGGTAGACCTTGTTCTATGTACTGCAGGCCCTGTTGGCCTATTCATGGCGGGTTACACGGAAGACGCAGCGAAGCGTGAAACATCACTGCCTCTACTTCCAGGTTCAATTGCTGAATTTAACCGTTTTGAATTTAGCCGTCCTGCACATAAAGAGTTATGTGAAAACCCAACTAAAGTGTATTCGCATATTGCGCCATACATGGGTGGCCCAGAAAAAATCAAAAATACGAATGGTGCAGGTGATGCTGCTTTATCGGCTTTATTACATGATATGGCTGCGAATAAGTACCACAAAGAAAACGTGCCAAACTCAAGTAAGCACCAACATTCATTTTTGACCTATTCTTCTTTCTCACAAGTTTGTAAATATTCAAACCGTGCTAGCTATGAAGTGTTAGTTCAACACTCTCCACGTTTATCTCGTGGTCTTCCTGAAAGAGAAGATAGCCTAGAAGAAGCGTACTGGGAAAGATAA